ATTGATGAATTACAGGTCTTCTCAAGTCCGGAGGTTCAGTTAGGTTTTCACCCTGATGCAGGAGCTTCATATTATCTCTCTCGTCTCCCCGGCTATCTAGGTATGACTGGAAACGAATAGCTAGAGGTTTAGTTATGTCTCATGAAATCTTATTTGATATTTAAGGAGTCAAAGAGATTTCTTATGATGGATATTAGAAAATAATGGATCAGCGACAACTTTCTCTAGCCTAGAGGTTTAGTTATATCTCATGAAATCTTATTTGATATTGAAGGAGTCAGAGATTTCTTATGATGGATATTAGAAAATAATGGATTGACGACAACTTCTCTATTCAGGGGAATATTTAGCTCTTACCGGAGAAAAGCTAAATGGTGCTGAAATGATGGCATGTGGTCTTGCCACTCACTATTCACTGAAGGAAGTTAGTACCACAACCGGCCTACAGCTCGTTTCTTTGTTTAGTCTTACTTTAAAAGAATCTTCGCTAATTTGACTCCCCTTTACAGAAACTTCCTTGGATTGAAGAACGTCTTGGTAGTTTAATAACCGATGTCCCTTCAGTCATTGAATCATCTCTTGCTCAATACGGCACTTTAGTCCACCCAGACGAGAGGAGTGTTCTTCACAAGTATTATTTCTCATTCATTCCACAGTTTTTAAAATCCTATTCTATGACAAGAAACCGGCTTTGTTCAGATCTTGGCCATTGAGCTCCAGTTTTATTTCCGTGATTCAGGATTGAAATGATAGACTCATTATTCTGCCACGATACGGTGGAGGAAATCGTTGAAGCTCTGGTAAGTTGCCTACTTGTCATGTGGATTTCTGTTGAAAACACGGGTATATAACATCAAACAGTTGAAAAAAGAGATGGACGCCTTTCTTTAGCATAGCTTTCTGATGATATTAATCTTGAATAAGCTCTTATCAACATGTATTCTGAAATTTGATAACAACATTGTGAATTCCAAACTGCTACAAATGCATATAGAGTCGACAACATGTGCTCTGTTTCGTCCTTTTTCCTTGTCGACGTGCTTATTGCTGGAAACACGAATCATGAGGGCTACTTTACTTGCAGGAAAACAAGGCAGCGGAATCTGGTGATAAATGGTGTGCCAACTTGCTTCACAAAATCAAAGAAGCTCCCCCGTTGAGCTCGAAAATTGCTCTGCAATCAGTAAGTCCGAAAAATTTCTACCACTATAGAGTCTATTTGAATTTCCTACATGCTCCATAAGGTAACCTTTTCCTATCCATGCTCAATCCAAAGATTCGAGAAGGTAGATTCGAAACTCTTGACCAGTGCCTCGCCAGGGAGTACCGCGCATCCCTCACATTCATATCCAAAGACTTTTCAAATGATTTCATCGAGGTACGGACTCTCAACTGGTGCATGATTTCAATGATTTCTAGTTTAATGTTCGACACTCGTTTATTATATGCTGCAATTTTCTCCTCTTCGTAGGGCGTGCGTGCAAGATTGATCGAGAAAGACTTCGCCCCGAAGGTATGTACTTATTAAATGTGATCGAGCAATTTTGATGTCTGTTCTAATCTCATTTCATCCTTCAACCCTCCTTAGACAAACCATTGACCGATTGTTCTGCCTGAAAAATTGTAGTGGGGGCCGTCTAAGCTGGAGGAGGTCAGTGACGACATGGTGGCCGCCTTCTTCTCGCCTCTCAGTGAAGTGGAACCGGAGCTGAACTTGCCCGTTGCAGTACGAGAGCCGGACGTGTGAGAACAAGAAGGTGATTTTGCAGCTGAGATTTAGAAGTTTTTGAAGCTCTGTTAGCTCTTAGGCAATGTTGATTTATATCCATCTCTCCTTACAGCTTTCTGGGATTTTCACAAGTGATGTTGAttaattaaagcttatatcTTTGTAGCCTTAAACCTAACTTTAGCTGTAATGTTGCAGATGTAAAAGCTTTTTGAGTTTCTTTTGCATAATAATAGCTTTTACACATTTTCTGTTTCTCAAGAATTTTTTGGTACCCCAACATTTTTTGTATGAGCtttgtattgatttttttaggcCTTAGAATTTCCACcgacttttattatttaaaaaaattgtaaccattatattttattgaatatacCTAGAATCAATAATGCTACCCACCAACGGGTCGCAGCGCAGTTGGCAACCGGAGCCGTGGTGACCATGAGGTCACGGGTTCAAACCCCGCCACCTGCTGGGAGACTTTCGGCCTTAACCTGCAAGTCTGGTCGAGCAGGATTAGTCGGATTTCTTTTGGCCTTAACCTGCAAGTCCGGTCGAGCAGGATTAGTCGGATTTCTTTTGACGGGTTCGGTACACCTGTggttaaaccaaaaaaaaaaaatcaaataaaaaaaaataatgctactcagtttttatatatttgcaattcataatatttaaatttcttactattaattttaacaaatcaaatattttttttttgtataaactTGTCATGTTATATTATACTCTATAGTCTATATTTCAGAACGGTGTAAATTTCtatgataattatataaaaaaggtGCCTACGATTTGGTGGTTACtacctttcatttttaattcaatataataaattttcataatccAAGGAGTACTAAAAAAGAGACATATGGACCTTGGAATTAGAGAgacaaaataatgtaaaatttaatgtaaaaataacCATATAACCATATTACCCTCTGCAATTATTGTTGAAATGGcgtcattttaaaatatgatcaGACAACATTCGTTTAACTTAGATTTTTAcccataaatggaaatgagtGGAATTTTTGATTTCGTCGTTAGCTACTCTACAGTTTTGATTGGAAACTTCCATAAGTTGTGAGAGCTGAAGATTTCGATATGATTGAAAGCGAGCTGCTGTGCATCTGTGGATCCCCAAAATGTAATAAATCTACTACTCAAAATATACCGATTTCTTTGTGTTTTTTAGTTAGATTTTGAGGAAATTCGTGTTTTTCGTTTCGATTATTCACGCTTTGATGTATTGCATGTGGCTATTGATGTGGATGTATTGAAGGATATAATTCTTTGACTGAATTCAGATTGCAAccaaaatgaatatttagaTCACATAAACACTTTGACCGTTGATGACAATACATAAGAACTACTAGAATTCATATTGGACAAGCATGATTTTGCTAATAGACATCCTAAGAAATTCATGTACAAAATCTCTAGACTCTTGATAACAGTAGTTGTTTGTTCATCTCCTCTGGAAGTTGAATGTCTTGATAGAGTAGGCGAAGATGAAGGTGAAAAGAACCACAAATCCACATAGTATAGCTGCCACAACCCCGAGCATATCGTGCTCGAATCCAAAGTAATCTTCCAAGAACTGTTTCACTGTGACGCCCGTGTCCATCTCGGACTCGATTTCTCCAAATTGAGATACTATGAAGCCGTATAGCGTGTAGGACACGGGGGTAGCCCAGTAGTACCATCTCCACCATACAGGCATACTCTGTTGTCAAGAAATGGAAATGTTAGTTGGAGATTTTTGTGATATGTAGGCGATGAATGATGTTTTTAGATGATTTGAGTGTTGATGGAACTTACAGGTCGGGGGATGATGAATCCCGAGAAGAGATTCCAGATGCCGTAGAAGAAGGAAGAAACAATGGCGGCGATGTTGTGGTTTGGTGTGACGGCCACGGTCATCATACCGTAGAGGACGAAGTAGAGCAGtgagaagaaaaggaaatatatGAACCATGCGAATTTCTCGGCACTCCAGGGGAATCCCATCATCGAGAAGACTATGACACCGTAGATGAGGGATTGTACGAAGACGTAAGGAATTTCGATGAGGAACTGCACAGAAAGGAAAAGTTTGGTAAGTAATTATGAATTTCTATACTTTGCACTTGAATTGAACTTAGCCACTCACCTGTGAGAATGCATATGGTAGTGCTGAATACATTCCGGCCGCTCTCTCTCTGTAGAAGACAGTTCGCTCGATGGCAACTACGGGTTGTACGGTTGATCCGTATTGGAAGCCTAGAAAGTTGATAGCGGCATACATAGAACCCATGGCGTTGAACAGATCTTGTTGTGTCTCTCTGCAATACGCGCTCCCAATAGTTTCAACATTGAACTAATGAATAGGCTTCTGATTAGTTGAATACATGTTTGCGTACTAACCTTTTAGAGCCGAGGTCCCAGAACATTGACCCGAATATAATGGCTATGAAGGTTGTGAATGAAAACCTAACAGCTGTGTATGGCGGATTCCTCCAATACGACCAGTGTTGTTTCCATAGGCAAGCAATGCACTGGGTGAGGAAAGATTGGGAGTATTTTGTTGGGAAATAGAGGTCTTTCGTCCCAGGACGAGGGACACTTAATTCCTTGATGAGGGCCTTGTTCCTCCTGtaaattttatgcataagTTTGTTAGCAGTGTTGGATCCTTAGGAAACTTTTCATTCTTAAACTATTGCGGAATTTGACTCACGTGTATAGCTCCGACTTTTTGTAGTAGTCGGCAAACTCAATCCCCAGAGCTAGTTCTTGTGCTGAAGTTGTTACTTCCAACATCCAGGTAGCTGGATTGATACCGTCTTTGATTTTTGGCACTCCATCAATTGCTTCAAAGTAGTTGATCAAGTGTGCCGACTGACGGCCCAACGGTCCAACGTATATCTCTTCCCCTCCTCGTTTCATCAAGAATAGCTGTCGAATTACAATAGAATGTTGCTTCAGTATGACATAAAGAACAGCTATAGAAATATCGAGATTGTAGGTTTATGTTATGATCTAGCTCACCTCATCGAATGCTTCAAATATGTCAATGCTAGGCTGATGAATGGTACACACTACTGTTCTTCCTGTATTCACAGTGTTTCTGACGGTTCTCATCACAATTGCAGCAGCTCTGGCATCAAGCCCTGAAGTCGGCTCGTCCATAAATATGATTGAAGGGTTCGCAACGAGTTCAACCGCAATGGTAAGCCTTTTCCGCTGCTCGGTTGAGAGGCCACTGACTCCCGGCAACCCAACTAGTGCTTCTCTCAAGGGGGTGAGTTCTACTAGGTCCATTACCTCATCAACGAATACCTGTGAGTAGAAAAGAAGCTCAAATATTAGAATCAAGTCGTGGTACGGAAAACGAGGCTCATAGAATGTCATCTTATTCACTGAacctttttagttttttcatCAACTTCTTGGGGCAATCTCAGCCAAGCTGAGTAAACAAGGGACTCGTAAATAGTGACATTTGGAGAATGGATGTCGTTCTGCTCACAATATCCCGATATCCTAGCAAACGTCGCCTGATTCTTTGGGTATCCTGATATTTTGATATCTCCCTCAATATAACCACCAGTTTTTCTTCCAGCTAGCACGTCCATCAATGTTGTTTTACCAGCCCCACTGACACCCATCAACGCTGTAAGAACACCGGGTCTGAAAGCGCCACTGACGCCCTTTAACAGCTCCAATTTGTCTTCTGTGGCTCCTTGAGCTCTCATTTCCTGCAAATTGAATAGGTATTCTATTACTCATCGACTCTACTCTCCTAATGACAAATAATTCTACTATCGTTCCTTTCAATCTTGAACCTACCGCAGGCATGTCCACAGAGTATCTGACATCATCAAATGTGAGAGAGTGCGGTTCAAATGGAAGGATCATTCCCTTTTTCCTGTTCTCTGTGAGTTCGATGGCATCGGATCTCACAGATGAAGATCCACTCGAGATGCTTCTCCGCCCGCCATCACTGCCCTGAGCTGGATTTCTACTGATGGAGCCATGCACATGGGAATCATCTTCGACATTTTCGGGTAAGACAGCTTTAGGTTTGTCATAAGCTGCATTGTTTTATTTAGGAATAAAAGATTAACTTCTGAAGGTGATCTACAATACAAGTAAAAGTTTAGTAACTTGGGAACCTCACCACCAAGAAATGTCAAACATAGTAGGTAGAGGATGTTGAATAGCCATACGAATCCAAACAACGCCCCTACCCCTATCCAATACCAATATTGTTCAGGGAAGAACCCTCGAGACTCCATAACAAGGACTCCCAGTTTGGTCCCATTTACCAGCTGTAAAACGACAATATCTCGATTAGTTTGGATATCGTGTGAACGTTGAATACTTAGCCATAAAGATTGACGAGGAAAGTTACCTTGCTCCAACTATGCCCTGTGAATTCATTAACCAGAATTGCATTCTGAGCATACATCAATGGAGAGGACCAGTAGCCCCATAGCCACCATTTCTTCACATCCCCTATATTACCAATAAAATGTGAGGAAATGtaattaacaattttattatgaGGATCTAAGTATCTGATCTCGGTTCTTATACCTCGTGCTAGGACAAAACCACCCAAGGCGAAAAGCAGGAGCAGTGCGAATAGACCAAATGTGTTTGCAACAATCATGTTCCTACCGGCCGAGCCAATAAATCTGAACAACGCGGATGCTGACTGATGCACAAATAAAAGGAGAAAGTACTGCCTCAATAACCTGCATTGGGACTCCTTTTCGGTTACTACATTTGAAGAATTTTATCATAGCGTAGTTTGTATTGTATATCTCTTACCTTTCAATGTTTGGATCGAATCCAATCACGTAGTAGGTGACAAATACCCATAAAGCAACTTCGAGGAAGGTCACCGGGATTTTCAGGACCCACGAGGGTATAGCATATGCCCACGGTGGGAAGAAGTACATATCCCTTTGTTTGTAGAATACAGGTAGCTTGTAAATCGTCATAGCCAGCTCGGACATACCATTGAACATGACAATAATCACAGTGAAAAACAAAGCACCGGTATATACACCCCCGCCTCCTATATCATCTTTATTCATCTCTGTTCTCAGAAAGAGTGTGATCGCAATCAACGCCATCGTCGTGAGCTGAAACCAGGTATAGAAAATTTTGTCAGCTTAACATAATAGTTAGAAATATGATTTCAAGTTTTTAAGCTTGCCTGGAAGATCTTGAAGTAGAAGACAAATGAGTTTCTCTTCATCAGCAAGTATTCTCTCTCGGCGCAGGCTTTAAAAAGTTCCTTTTTCCCAATGCCATACTTC
The nucleotide sequence above comes from Salvia hispanica cultivar TCC Black 2014 chromosome 5, UniMelb_Shisp_WGS_1.0, whole genome shotgun sequence. Encoded proteins:
- the LOC125191171 gene encoding pleiotropic drug resistance protein 1-like codes for the protein MDAGDLYRASGSLRSSSKRGESFRASGSGIWRNTGLEVFARSSREEDDEEALKWAALEKLPTFDRLRRGLLLGSRGANEVDVHDLGLHDKKQLIERLVQTVEDDNEKFLLKLRNRVDRVGIDIPTIEVRYEHLNIDAEAFSASRALPTFVNFHKDLVAGFFNMLHILPSGKKPFTILKDVSGIIKPCRMTLLLGPPSSGKTTLLLALAGKLDPALKVSGRVTYNGHEMHEFVPQRTAAYISQHDLHIGEMTVRETLSFSARCQGVGSRYDMLAELSRREKAANIKPDPDVDIYMKAAATEGDEANVVTDYILKVLGLEICADTLVGDEMIRGISGGQKKRVTTGEMLVGPAKALFMDEISTGLDSSTTFQIVNMLRQYVHIMKGTAFISLLQPAPETYNLFDDIVLLSDGQIVYQGPRENVLGFFESMGFVCPARKGVADFLQEVTSKKDQKQYWGNKNEPYRYVSVSEFAEAFQSYVVGRRVGDELAVPFDKTKSHPAALTTEKYGIGKKELFKACAEREYLLMKRNSFVFYFKIFQLTTMALIAITLFLRTEMNKDDIGGGGVYTGALFFTVIIVMFNGMSELAMTIYKLPVFYKQRDMYFFPPWAYAIPSWVLKIPVTFLEVALWVFVTYYVIGFDPNIERLLRQYFLLLFVHQSASALFRFIGSAGRNMIVANTFGLFALLLLFALGGFVLARGDVKKWWLWGYWSSPLMYAQNAILVNEFTGHSWSKLVNGTKLGVLVMESRGFFPEQYWYWIGVGALFGFVWLFNILYLLCLTFLGAYDKPKAVLPENVEDDSHVHGSISRNPAQGSDGGRRSISSGSSSVRSDAIELTENRKKGMILPFEPHSLTFDDVRYSVDMPAEMRAQGATEDKLELLKGVSGAFRPGVLTALMGVSGAGKTTLMDVLAGRKTGGYIEGDIKISGYPKNQATFARISGYCEQNDIHSPNVTIYESLVYSAWLRLPQEVDEKTKKVFVDEVMDLVELTPLREALVGLPGVSGLSTEQRKRLTIAVELVANPSIIFMDEPTSGLDARAAAIVMRTVRNTVNTGRTVVCTIHQPSIDIFEAFDELFLMKRGGEEIYVGPLGRQSAHLINYFEAIDGVPKIKDGINPATWMLEVTTSAQELALGIEFADYYKKSELYTRNKALIKELSVPRPGTKDLYFPTKYSQSFLTQCIACLWKQHWSYWRNPPYTAVRFSFTTFIAIIFGSMFWDLGSKRETQQDLFNAMGSMYAAINFLGFQYGSTVQPVVAIERTVFYRERAAGMYSALPYAFSQFLIEIPYVFVQSLIYGVIVFSMMGFPWSAEKFAWFIYFLFFSLLYFVLYGMMTVAVTPNHNIAAIVSSFFYGIWNLFSGFIIPRPSMPVWWRWYYWATPVSYTLYGFIVSQFGEIESEMDTGVTVKQFLEDYFGFEHDMLGVVAAILCGFVVLFTFIFAYSIKTFNFQRR
- the LOC125188480 gene encoding 3-hydroxyisobutyryl-CoA hydrolase-like protein 2, mitochondrial, whose translation is MQKLKFLVPLSRCLRRNGAVSRQGRSFSALPNYTQHDYLQQDEVLVEGRANSRAAILNRPTVLNAVTAHMAARLNKLYDSWEENSSIGFVLLKANGDRAFCSGTDVVDLYRLLDEGKTEECKELFRSLYKFVYVLGTYLKPHVAIMDGVVMGAGAGISFPGMFRVVTDRTVFSSPEVQLGFHPDAGASYYLSRLPGYLGEYLALTGEKLNGAEMMACGLATHYSLKEKLPWIEERLGSLITDVPSVIESSLAQYGTLVHPDERSVLHKIEMIDSLFCHDTVEEIVEALENKAAESGDKWCANLLHKIKEAPPLSSKIALQSIREGRFETLDQCLAREYRASLTFISKDFSNDFIEGVRARLIEKDFAPKWGPSKLEEVSDDMVAAFFSPLSEVEPELNLPVAVREPDV